The Stigmatella aurantiaca DW4/3-1 genome contains the following window.
GTGCCATGTGACACAGCCACGGCTACCTGCGAATACATGTATTGGGAGTGCCCCCAGAGCGCGAGTCCGCTGAGGGCCTGACATCGTCCGGCCCCGGCCCGCCTTCTCACCCTCCGGTAATTTCGGCAGCCACGGCGCGGAAAATCCTTCCCCTCCCGGGGGAAGCGGTGCCGCAAACCCATGAGAAGTCAGGGCCCGGCAGGTGGCACGCCGGACGCAAGACCCCCTCCTGGCCGATGAGGCTGTGAGCTGGAGGGTGCTGTGCGAAGGATGAGGTTGGGTGAGTGGTTGGTCCACAATGGTGCGTTGACGCCTGAGCAGGTGGAGACGGCCCTCGCCTATCAGAACCGCTGGCGGTGCAAGTTTGGCCAGGCGGTCCTCGAGCTGAACATGATTCCCCGCGAGCCGTTCCTGCGCTTGCTGGCGGGCCACCTGAAGGTGGCATTCATCCGCCCGGAGCAGATCGACAAGGTGCCCGCCACCACCGTGCGCAGGCTGCGGGCGGACGTGCTCTCGCGGTTGCGCGTGTGTCCCCTGCGTTTCGAGCAGGTGGGGACCCGCGGCTCGGTGTACCTGGCGACGCACCAGCCGGAGAACCTCCAACTGCTCGATGAGGCGGCCTTCGTCACCGGGCTCACCATCGTGCCCGTCCTGGCGCTGGCCGAGGACATCGAGCGGACCTTGCGGCGTCACGGCGTTCTCGAAGGACGTCACCTGGAGCCCATCGAGCTGCCTCCCGAGGAAGACGTTCGCGCGTCCGCAGCCGCCGGACGCTGAGGTCCCGCCGCCCTCGCTTGGTTGGCGGGCGGTGGGACGGGCCACCGGGGACACGGCCGGAAAGGTGAGCGGCCTGCACTTGGCTCCAGGGAAGCATCCACCCGGTCTCTGAGGTTCCGCTTCCTGCTTGACCTCCAGCCCTCGACAACCATGCCCTACTTGCCCATTCGCGGTGCCCAGCTTTACTACGAGGACACCGGAGGACCCGGCGAGCCGATCGTCTTCAGCCACGGGTTGCTCTGGAACTCGAATCTCTATGCTCAACAGATCGCTGCGTTGAAGGACCGCTACCGGTGCATCGCCTACGACCACCGGGGCCAGGGCAGGAGCCTGGCCCCCCCGGGTAAGGGCATCGAGTTGCGCACGGTCTACGAGGACGCGGTGGCGCTCATCCAGGCCCTGGGGCTGGCGCCGTGTCACTTCGTGGGACTGTCCATGGGCGGCTTCGTGGGGCTGCGCGTCGCCGCGCGCCACCCGGAGCTGCTGCGCTCGCTCATCCTGATGGACACGTCCGCGGATGCCGAGTCGTTGTGGAACCTGTCCCGCTACCGGCTGCTGACGGCGGCGACGCACTGGCTGGGGCTGCGTCCCGTGGTGGACCGCATCATGTCCATCTACTTTGGGCCGGATTTCCTGAAGGACCCGTCCCGGGCAGCCGAGCGCGAGGGGCTGCGCCGTCAGCTGGCGAGCAACCCCCGCGCCGTGTGGCGGGCCATGCAGGGCGTGATTACCCGACGCAGCGTCATCGACGAGTTGGAGCACATCCACACGCCGACGCTCATCCTCGTGGGCGAGGATGACGTGGTGACGACGCCCGCGCGGGCCGAGCAGCTCCACGCGCGCATCTTCGGCTCGCGGCTCGTGCGGCTGCCGCATGTGGGACACATGTCGAACCTGGAGCAGCCGGAGCAGGTGAATGCGGCGCTCCACCGTTTCCTGGCGGACATTTCCGCCCGGGAGCGGTCCCCGGCGCGGGCCCTTCGGACGGGCTCCCTGCTGGAGGCATGGCAGGGGTAAGGGAGCGGCCGGAGCGAGCCTATCGGCTGCCCAGGGAGCGCGCACTCTCCAGTCGGCCTTCTCGCGGAATGCCTACACATGGGTCCCAGGGTTGTGCCTGTTGATGCATGACCCCTCCCTTCTTGTCGTGAAGACGTCTGATGCCGTCCGTGGTGTGGAGCGCAACCTGCTGGTCGCGCCTCTTTACGACGGACATGAGCCGGCCGATGTGTTCCACCAGGCTACCTCGTGGTTGGACAGCATCCACCGGCAGCTCACCCATGGTGGCGATGTGCATGTGGCGATGCAGACGTTGCATCGGGGGCTGTTCCACTTGCGCCGCCAGTGGAGCCGGAAGGACTGGCGCCACTTTTGCCTGGAGCATGCGCGGGTTCACCCGCTGAGAGAGCTGCTCCACCAATGCCCCTTCACCCGCCACGGATACGAACGCCCGCGTGGCTATGCGGGAGACGCAGCGCTGATCGATTACCTCTACGCGGAGTGCGTGGGGGCCGAAGGACACCTCCAGCCCGGAGGCCACATCTACCGCTTCATGTACCAGCAGCCGAGCCCCCGGAGTGTCCGGGAACGCCGGGTATTGCTGGCGCGGGAGATCGATGCCGTGGCCTCGCGCACGCACATGCCCCGCCTGCTCTCCGTGGCCTGTGGACACCTGCGGGAGTCCGAGCTGTCCCACGCCGTGAAGGAGCACCACATCGGGGACTTCATCGCCTTTGATCAGGACCCGATGAGCCTGACGGAAGTCACCCGGCAGCACCCCGACAACGCCATCCGGCCCGTCTGTGGCTCGGTGCGCGCATTGCTGACGGGGCGCACCGTGTTCGGACACCTGGACCTCGCCTACTCGGCGGG
Protein-coding sequences here:
- a CDS encoding type II secretory pathway, ATPase, which gives rise to MRLGEWLVHNGALTPEQVETALAYQNRWRCKFGQAVLELNMIPREPFLRLLAGHLKVAFIRPEQIDKVPATTVRRLRADVLSRLRVCPLRFEQVGTRGSVYLATHQPENLQLLDEAAFVTGLTIVPVLALAEDIERTLRRHGVLEGRHLEPIELPPEEDVRASAAAGR
- a CDS encoding alpha/beta fold hydrolase — encoded protein: MPYLPIRGAQLYYEDTGGPGEPIVFSHGLLWNSNLYAQQIAALKDRYRCIAYDHRGQGRSLAPPGKGIELRTVYEDAVALIQALGLAPCHFVGLSMGGFVGLRVAARHPELLRSLILMDTSADAESLWNLSRYRLLTAATHWLGLRPVVDRIMSIYFGPDFLKDPSRAAEREGLRRQLASNPRAVWRAMQGVITRRSVIDELEHIHTPTLILVGEDDVVTTPARAEQLHARIFGSRLVRLPHVGHMSNLEQPEQVNAALHRFLADISARERSPARALRTGSLLEAWQG
- a CDS encoding class I SAM-dependent methyltransferase, with the protein product MKTSDAVRGVERNLLVAPLYDGHEPADVFHQATSWLDSIHRQLTHGGDVHVAMQTLHRGLFHLRRQWSRKDWRHFCLEHARVHPLRELLHQCPFTRHGYERPRGYAGDAALIDYLYAECVGAEGHLQPGGHIYRFMYQQPSPRSVRERRVLLAREIDAVASRTHMPRLLSVACGHLRESELSHAVKEHHIGDFIAFDQDPMSLTEVTRQHPDNAIRPVCGSVRALLTGRTVFGHLDLAYSAGLYDYLSDNTARRLTQILFGMLNPGGRLMVANFATCPEAGYLEAFMDWWLIYRDEDQMQALTLDIDPTQIAATHMFRDSEQNVIYLALDRR